In a genomic window of Colius striatus isolate bColStr4 chromosome 2, bColStr4.1.hap1, whole genome shotgun sequence:
- the PPM1B gene encoding protein phosphatase 1B isoform X2, with protein sequence MGAFLDKPKTEKHNAHGAGNGLRYGLSSMQGWRVEMEDAHTAVVGIPHGLEDWSFFAVYDGHAGSRVANYCSTHLLEHITNNEDFRATEKPGSTLEPSVENVKSGIRTGFLKIDEYMRNFSDLRNGMDRSGSTAVGVMISPEHVYFINCGDSRAVLYRNGQVCFSTQDHKPCNPREKERIQNAGGSVMIQRVNGSLAVSRALGDYDYKCVDGKGPTEQLVSPEPEVCEILRAEEDEFIILACDGIWDVMSNEELCEFVKSRLEVSDDLEKVCNWVVDTCLHKGSRDNMSIVLVCFSNAPKVSDEAVKKDAELDKYLESRVEEIMEKSGEEGMPDLAHVIRILTAENIANLPPGGGLAGKRNIIEAVYSRLNPHRENEAGAGDLEDPW encoded by the exons ATGGGTGCATTTTTGGATAAAccaaaaactgaaaaacataATGCTCATGGTGCAGGGAATGGCTTGCGTTATGGCCTCAGCAGTATGCAGGGATGGAGAGTGGAAATGGAAGATGCTCACACAGCTGTTGTAGGTATTCCCCATGGCTTAGAGGACTGGTCCTTTTTTGCTGTCTATGATGGTCATGCAGGATCTCGTGTTGCAAATTATTGCTCCACGCACTTATTAGAACACATCACTAACAACGAAGACTTTAGGGCGACAGAAAAACCTGGATCTACTCTTGAACCTTCAGTGGAAAATGTTAAGAGTGGAATCAGAACTGGCTTTTTGAAAATTGATGAATATATGCGCAATTTCTCGGACCTCAGAAATGGGATGGACAGAAGTGGCTCAACAGCAGTGGGAGTTATGATTTCACCTGAGCATGTATACTTTATCAATTGTGGTGATTCACGTGCTGTTCTCTATAGGAATGGACAAGTCTGTTTTTCAACACAGGATCACAAACCTTGCAACCCAAGGGAGAAGGAGCGAATCCAAAATGCAGGAGGCAGTGTTATGATTCAGCGTGTTAATGGTTCATTGGCAGTTTCTCGAGCTCTGGGGGACTATGACTACAAATGTGTTGATGGTAAAGGCCCTACAGAACAACTTGTTTCTCCAGAGCCTGAAGTCTGTGAAATCTTAAGGGCAGAAGAAGATGAGTTTATTATCTTGGCTTGTGATGGCATCTGGGATGTAATGAGCAATGAAGAGCTCTGTGAATTTGTTAAGTCTAGACTTGAAGTATCAGATGACCTGGAAAAAGTGTGCAATTGGGTAGTGGACACTTGTTTACATAAG GGGAGTCGTGATAACATGAGTATTGTACtagtttgtttttcaaatgctCCTAAGGTCTCAGATGAGGCAGTGAAAAAAGATGCTGAGTTGGATAAGTACTTGGAGTCACGGGTTGAAG aaattatGGAAAAGTCAGGTGAAGAAGGAATGCCTGACCTTGCTCACGTTATTCGTATTTTAACTGCGGAGAATATCGCTAATTTACCACCAGGAGGTGGTTTAGCTGGCAA GCGTAATATTATTGAAGCTGTATATAGTAGGCTGAATCCACACAGAGAGAATGAAGCG GGTGCTGGAGATCTAGAAGATCCGTGGTAG
- the PPM1B gene encoding protein phosphatase 1B isoform X1, whose amino-acid sequence MGAFLDKPKTEKHNAHGAGNGLRYGLSSMQGWRVEMEDAHTAVVGIPHGLEDWSFFAVYDGHAGSRVANYCSTHLLEHITNNEDFRATEKPGSTLEPSVENVKSGIRTGFLKIDEYMRNFSDLRNGMDRSGSTAVGVMISPEHVYFINCGDSRAVLYRNGQVCFSTQDHKPCNPREKERIQNAGGSVMIQRVNGSLAVSRALGDYDYKCVDGKGPTEQLVSPEPEVCEILRAEEDEFIILACDGIWDVMSNEELCEFVKSRLEVSDDLEKVCNWVVDTCLHKGSRDNMSIVLVCFSNAPKVSDEAVKKDAELDKYLESRVEEIMEKSGEEGMPDLAHVIRILTAENIANLPPGGGLAGKRNIIEAVYSRLNPHRENEADPGEAEESGTQGKLVEALRQMRINHRGNYRHLLEEMLTSYRLAKVQGEECTAESATASTSDTHAGPSDPVPDTHTESGNHLAEIQSSSEDSGMN is encoded by the exons ATGGGTGCATTTTTGGATAAAccaaaaactgaaaaacataATGCTCATGGTGCAGGGAATGGCTTGCGTTATGGCCTCAGCAGTATGCAGGGATGGAGAGTGGAAATGGAAGATGCTCACACAGCTGTTGTAGGTATTCCCCATGGCTTAGAGGACTGGTCCTTTTTTGCTGTCTATGATGGTCATGCAGGATCTCGTGTTGCAAATTATTGCTCCACGCACTTATTAGAACACATCACTAACAACGAAGACTTTAGGGCGACAGAAAAACCTGGATCTACTCTTGAACCTTCAGTGGAAAATGTTAAGAGTGGAATCAGAACTGGCTTTTTGAAAATTGATGAATATATGCGCAATTTCTCGGACCTCAGAAATGGGATGGACAGAAGTGGCTCAACAGCAGTGGGAGTTATGATTTCACCTGAGCATGTATACTTTATCAATTGTGGTGATTCACGTGCTGTTCTCTATAGGAATGGACAAGTCTGTTTTTCAACACAGGATCACAAACCTTGCAACCCAAGGGAGAAGGAGCGAATCCAAAATGCAGGAGGCAGTGTTATGATTCAGCGTGTTAATGGTTCATTGGCAGTTTCTCGAGCTCTGGGGGACTATGACTACAAATGTGTTGATGGTAAAGGCCCTACAGAACAACTTGTTTCTCCAGAGCCTGAAGTCTGTGAAATCTTAAGGGCAGAAGAAGATGAGTTTATTATCTTGGCTTGTGATGGCATCTGGGATGTAATGAGCAATGAAGAGCTCTGTGAATTTGTTAAGTCTAGACTTGAAGTATCAGATGACCTGGAAAAAGTGTGCAATTGGGTAGTGGACACTTGTTTACATAAG GGGAGTCGTGATAACATGAGTATTGTACtagtttgtttttcaaatgctCCTAAGGTCTCAGATGAGGCAGTGAAAAAAGATGCTGAGTTGGATAAGTACTTGGAGTCACGGGTTGAAG aaattatGGAAAAGTCAGGTGAAGAAGGAATGCCTGACCTTGCTCACGTTATTCGTATTTTAACTGCGGAGAATATCGCTAATTTACCACCAGGAGGTGGTTTAGCTGGCAA GCGTAATATTATTGAAGCTGTATATAGTAGGCTGAATCCACACAGAGAGAATGAAGCG GACCCTGGCGAAGCCGAGGAAAGTGGAACGCAGGGAAAATTGGTGGAAGCTCTCAGGCAAATGAGAATTAATCATAGGGGGAACTACCGCCACCTCCTGGAAGAGATGCTGACTAGTTACAGGCTAGCTAAGGTGCAGGGAGAAGAGTGCACTGCTGAATCAGCTACAGCATCTACTTCAGATACTCATGCTGGACCCAGTGACCCCGTGCCAGACACCCACACAGAATCTGGGAATCACCTTGCTGAAATTCAGAGCTCAAGCGAAGATTCAGGGATGAATTGA
- the PPM1B gene encoding protein phosphatase 1B isoform X3, which translates to MGAFLDKPKTEKHNAHGAGNGLRYGLSSMQGWRVEMEDAHTAVVGIPHGLEDWSFFAVYDGHAGSRVANYCSTHLLEHITNNEDFRATEKPGSTLEPSVENVKSGIRTGFLKIDEYMRNFSDLRNGMDRSGSTAVGVMISPEHVYFINCGDSRAVLYRNGQVCFSTQDHKPCNPREKERIQNAGGSVMIQRVNGSLAVSRALGDYDYKCVDGKGPTEQLVSPEPEVCEILRAEEDEFIILACDGIWDVMSNEELCEFVKSRLEVSDDLEKVCNWVVDTCLHKGSRDNMSIVLVCFSNAPKVSDEAVKKDAELDKYLESRVEEIMEKSGEEGMPDLAHVIRILTAENIANLPPGGGLAGKRNIIEAVYSRLNPHRENEANFTCRILT; encoded by the exons ATGGGTGCATTTTTGGATAAAccaaaaactgaaaaacataATGCTCATGGTGCAGGGAATGGCTTGCGTTATGGCCTCAGCAGTATGCAGGGATGGAGAGTGGAAATGGAAGATGCTCACACAGCTGTTGTAGGTATTCCCCATGGCTTAGAGGACTGGTCCTTTTTTGCTGTCTATGATGGTCATGCAGGATCTCGTGTTGCAAATTATTGCTCCACGCACTTATTAGAACACATCACTAACAACGAAGACTTTAGGGCGACAGAAAAACCTGGATCTACTCTTGAACCTTCAGTGGAAAATGTTAAGAGTGGAATCAGAACTGGCTTTTTGAAAATTGATGAATATATGCGCAATTTCTCGGACCTCAGAAATGGGATGGACAGAAGTGGCTCAACAGCAGTGGGAGTTATGATTTCACCTGAGCATGTATACTTTATCAATTGTGGTGATTCACGTGCTGTTCTCTATAGGAATGGACAAGTCTGTTTTTCAACACAGGATCACAAACCTTGCAACCCAAGGGAGAAGGAGCGAATCCAAAATGCAGGAGGCAGTGTTATGATTCAGCGTGTTAATGGTTCATTGGCAGTTTCTCGAGCTCTGGGGGACTATGACTACAAATGTGTTGATGGTAAAGGCCCTACAGAACAACTTGTTTCTCCAGAGCCTGAAGTCTGTGAAATCTTAAGGGCAGAAGAAGATGAGTTTATTATCTTGGCTTGTGATGGCATCTGGGATGTAATGAGCAATGAAGAGCTCTGTGAATTTGTTAAGTCTAGACTTGAAGTATCAGATGACCTGGAAAAAGTGTGCAATTGGGTAGTGGACACTTGTTTACATAAG GGGAGTCGTGATAACATGAGTATTGTACtagtttgtttttcaaatgctCCTAAGGTCTCAGATGAGGCAGTGAAAAAAGATGCTGAGTTGGATAAGTACTTGGAGTCACGGGTTGAAG aaattatGGAAAAGTCAGGTGAAGAAGGAATGCCTGACCTTGCTCACGTTATTCGTATTTTAACTGCGGAGAATATCGCTAATTTACCACCAGGAGGTGGTTTAGCTGGCAA GCGTAATATTATTGAAGCTGTATATAGTAGGCTGAATCCACACAGAGAGAATGAAGCG AATTTCACCTGCAGGATATTGACCTGA
- the PPM1B gene encoding protein phosphatase 1B isoform X4, with product MGAFLDKPKTEKHNAHGAGNGLRYGLSSMQGWRVEMEDAHTAVVGIPHGLEDWSFFAVYDGHAGSRVANYCSTHLLEHITNNEDFRATEKPGSTLEPSVENVKSGIRTGFLKIDEYMRNFSDLRNGMDRSGSTAVGVMISPEHVYFINCGDSRAVLYRNGQVCFSTQDHKPCNPREKERIQNAGGSVMIQRVNGSLAVSRALGDYDYKCVDGKGPTEQLVSPEPEVCEILRAEEDEFIILACDGIWDVMSNEELCEFVKSRLEVSDDLEKVCNWVVDTCLHKGSRDNMSIVLVCFSNAPKVSDEAVKKDAELDKYLESRVEGVILLKLYIVG from the exons ATGGGTGCATTTTTGGATAAAccaaaaactgaaaaacataATGCTCATGGTGCAGGGAATGGCTTGCGTTATGGCCTCAGCAGTATGCAGGGATGGAGAGTGGAAATGGAAGATGCTCACACAGCTGTTGTAGGTATTCCCCATGGCTTAGAGGACTGGTCCTTTTTTGCTGTCTATGATGGTCATGCAGGATCTCGTGTTGCAAATTATTGCTCCACGCACTTATTAGAACACATCACTAACAACGAAGACTTTAGGGCGACAGAAAAACCTGGATCTACTCTTGAACCTTCAGTGGAAAATGTTAAGAGTGGAATCAGAACTGGCTTTTTGAAAATTGATGAATATATGCGCAATTTCTCGGACCTCAGAAATGGGATGGACAGAAGTGGCTCAACAGCAGTGGGAGTTATGATTTCACCTGAGCATGTATACTTTATCAATTGTGGTGATTCACGTGCTGTTCTCTATAGGAATGGACAAGTCTGTTTTTCAACACAGGATCACAAACCTTGCAACCCAAGGGAGAAGGAGCGAATCCAAAATGCAGGAGGCAGTGTTATGATTCAGCGTGTTAATGGTTCATTGGCAGTTTCTCGAGCTCTGGGGGACTATGACTACAAATGTGTTGATGGTAAAGGCCCTACAGAACAACTTGTTTCTCCAGAGCCTGAAGTCTGTGAAATCTTAAGGGCAGAAGAAGATGAGTTTATTATCTTGGCTTGTGATGGCATCTGGGATGTAATGAGCAATGAAGAGCTCTGTGAATTTGTTAAGTCTAGACTTGAAGTATCAGATGACCTGGAAAAAGTGTGCAATTGGGTAGTGGACACTTGTTTACATAAG GGGAGTCGTGATAACATGAGTATTGTACtagtttgtttttcaaatgctCCTAAGGTCTCAGATGAGGCAGTGAAAAAAGATGCTGAGTTGGATAAGTACTTGGAGTCACGGGTTGAAG GCGTAATATTATTGAAGCTGTATATAGTAGGCTGA